The Candidatus Parcubacteria bacterium genome contains a region encoding:
- the dnaN gene encoding DNA polymerase III subunit beta has product MKIVILKENLKKGLDIVEKITGKNLTLPILNNVLISTEGNLLNLITTDLEVGIKYWVLAKVEKQGKITIPARFLSNFINFLPNEKIILDVKNNILHIECKNQKAQIKGQKTEEFPIIPKIDNEKFLEININPFYEGISQVIAFTSPSQTRAELSGIYFNFKKNQLKITSTDSFRLAEKTLYFKNKIDSDLIPEQGYSFILPLKTSRELLNVFSEKDSDAVKKMDSKKIRIYFSSNQVLFEILFPEITKPQIQLISRLIEGDYPDYQEIIPKKYETRAILDKNEFLNKIKTASLFSGKVNEVKLKAVPEKKQIEISSQSTELGENKSILPCNITGKEIKVSFNWKFLIEGLANIKSSEVVFDINKEDGPSVLKPVGDESYLYVIMPIKAT; this is encoded by the coding sequence ATGAAAATAGTAATTTTAAAAGAAAATTTAAAAAAAGGATTAGATATTGTAGAAAAAATAACTGGTAAAAATCTTACTCTTCCCATTTTAAATAATGTTTTAATTTCAACTGAAGGCAATCTTCTAAATCTTATTACAACTGACCTTGAAGTAGGAATAAAATACTGGGTTTTAGCTAAAGTAGAGAAACAAGGGAAAATAACTATTCCAGCCAGGTTTTTGTCTAATTTTATTAATTTTCTTCCTAATGAGAAAATAATATTAGATGTAAAAAATAATATTTTACATATTGAGTGTAAAAATCAAAAAGCGCAAATTAAAGGACAGAAAACAGAAGAGTTTCCAATTATTCCTAAAATTGATAATGAAAAATTTTTAGAAATTAATATTAATCCTTTTTATGAAGGAATTTCTCAAGTAATTGCCTTCACAAGCCCTAGCCAAACCAGAGCGGAATTATCTGGAATATATTTTAATTTTAAAAAAAACCAATTAAAAATAACAAGCACTGATAGTTTTAGACTGGCTGAAAAAACACTTTATTTTAAAAATAAAATAGACAGCGATTTAATTCCTGAGCAAGGATATTCTTTTATTCTTCCGTTAAAAACAAGTAGAGAGCTTCTTAATGTTTTTTCCGAAAAAGACAGTGATGCTGTTAAAAAAATGGATTCTAAAAAGATTAGAATTTATTTCTCCTCTAATCAAGTCCTGTTTGAGATATTGTTTCCAGAAATTACTAAACCGCAAATTCAACTTATTTCCCGCTTGATTGAAGGCGACTATCCAGATTATCAGGAGATTATTCCTAAAAAATATGAAACACGGGCTATTTTAGATAAAAATGAATTTTTAAATAAAATAAAAACAGCTTCTCTTTTTAGCGGCAAGGTTAATGAGGTTAAGTTAAAGGCAGTGCCTGAAAAGAAGCAGATAGAAATTTCTTCTCAAAGCACAGAGCTTGGTGAAAATAAATCGATTCTTCCATGTAATATAACAGGCAAGGAAATAAAAGTTTCTTTTAATTGGAAATTCTTAATTGAAGGATTAGCTAATATAAAAAGCTCAGAAGTTGTTTTTGATATAAATAAAGAAGACGGTCCTTCTGTTTTAAAACCAGTAGGCGATGAAAGTTATCTTTATGTAATAATGCCGATTAAGGCGACATAA